From Ptiloglossa arizonensis isolate GNS036 chromosome 14, iyPtiAriz1_principal, whole genome shotgun sequence, the proteins below share one genomic window:
- the Nmt gene encoding N-myristoyl transferase, which produces MRIVKIYIKMEEKSQVVEREAKKDEIHEKDGKSKSLKKRHRKKKNEMAHATSENHNHTGHRDEHDLHSTCNIWIKDIQMAMEVFNIQQKPAKTQEEAMQKPYQFWSTQPVPKMDEKIMNNEPIEPDKTAIRPEPYSLPADFQWDTLNLDDPLVLSELYTLLAENYVEDDDAMFRFDYPPNFLKWALQPPGWCKEWHCGVRVTKSGRLVGFISAIPATLRVYDHTQKMVEINFLCVHKKLRSKRVAPVLIREITRRVNLQGIFQAVYTAGVVLPKPIATCRYWHRSLNPKKLIEIKFSHLSRNMTMQRTLKLYKLPENTRIPGFRKLVPADIPQAHKILTEYLEKFDLAPFFSVDEFQHWFLPQNGIINSFVVETQGKITDMVSYYTLPSSIMHHLTHKTLRAAYSFYNVSTVTSWLELMTDALISARNLGFDVFNALDLMDNKEFLEPLKFGIGDGNLQYYLYNWRCPSMTPGKIGLVLQ; this is translated from the exons ATGCGCATTGTTAAAATCTATATTAAAATGGAGGAAAAGAGTCAAGTCGTGGAACGAGAGGCTAAGAAGGATGAGATTCATGAAAAAGATGGGAAATCCAAAAG TTTAAAAAAGAGACATCGTAAGAAGAAGAACGAGATGGCGCACGCTACCAGTGAAAACCATAATCACACTGGTCATAGAGATGAACACGACTTGCATAGCACGTGTAATATCTGGATTAAAGATATACAAATGGCTATGGAAGTGTTCAATATACAACAAAAGCCTGCAAAAACTCAGGAAGAAGCAATGCAAAAGCCTTATCAATTTTGGAGTACACAGCCGGTACCAAAAATGG ATGAAAAAATTATGAACAATGAACCTATCGAACCCGATAAAACTGCCATAAGGCCGGAACCTTATTCATTGCCAGCAGACTTTCAATGGGATACATTAAATCTTGATGATCCTTTAGTTTTATCCGAATTATATACTTTGTTGGCTGAAAATTACGTGGAGGATGACGATGCTATGTTTAGATTCGattatccgccaaattttttgAAGTG GGCACTGCAACCCCCTGGATGGTGTAAAGAATGGCACTGTGGGGTACGAGTCACTAAAAGCGGACGTCTAGTCGGTTTTATATCTGCTATTCCAGCTACACTACGCGTATATGATCA CACTCAGAAAATGgtggaaataaatttcttatGTGTGCACAAGAAATTAAGATCGAAAAGAGTTGCACCGGTTTTAATACGTGAAATAACTAGGAGAGTTAATCTACAAGGTATATTTCAGGCTGTGTATACTGCTGGTGTCGTAttgccgaaaccaatagcaacttgCAG GTATTGGCACCGTTCTCTTAATCCAAAGAAACTAATCGAAATAAAGTTCTCTCATTTATCTCGTAATATGACTATGCAGAGAactttaaaattatacaaattaccAGAAAATACAAGAATACCAGGATTTAGGAAACTGGTTCCAGCGGACATACCACAGGCTCACAAAATACTAACCGAG tatttggaaaaatttgatttgGCACCGTTCTTTTCGGTCGACGAATTCCAACATTGGTTCCTTCCACAAAATGGAATAATTAATAGTTTCGTAGTGGAAACCCAGGGTAAAATCACTGATATGGTCAGTTACTATACATTACCGAGTTCTATTATGCATCATCTGACACACAAAACGCTCAGGGCTGCCTACAGTTTTTATAATGTATCTACTGTGACCTCTTGGCTCGAACTTATGACCGATGCTTTGATATCAGCGCGCAAT CTCGGATTCGATGTGTTCAATGCGTTGGATCTCATGGACAACAAGGAATTCTTAGAACCTCTAAAATTCGGTATAGGTGACGGGAATCTACAATATTACTTGTACAATTGGCGTTGCCCTAGCATGACACCCGGAAAAATTGGTTTGGTGCTCCAGTAG